In Capsicum annuum cultivar UCD-10X-F1 chromosome 11, UCD10Xv1.1, whole genome shotgun sequence, one genomic interval encodes:
- the LOC107847967 gene encoding probable WRKY transcription factor 4 (The RefSeq protein has 7 substitutions compared to this genomic sequence): MAENEGLSSSSATSRGQLVRPTITLPPRNSMDSLFSGGISPGPMTLVSSFFSDNDPDSECRSFSQLLAGAMTSPAGISGVRPGFSPPSTAAPAMTPTFSVPPGLNPTNLFDGFFSPGQGPFGMSHQQVLAQLTAQASQPQSQMHIQPDYSSSSAATALSMSPFQSLTSNTAANQQIPPALDPNTIKESSDVSLSDQRSEPASFVVDKPADDGYNWRKYGQKQVKGSEYPRSYYKCTQPNCPVKKKVERSLDGQVTEIIYKGQHNHQPPQASKRSKESGNPNGNYNLQGTYEPKEGEPSYSLRMKDQESSLANDQISGSSDSEEVGNAETRVDGRDIDERESKRRAVEVQTSEAVCSHRTAPGPRIIGRTTREFDLLDDGYRWRKYGQKVVKGNPYPRSYYKCTSQGCNVRKHVERAASDPKAVITTYEGKHNHDVPAARNSSHNTANNSTSQLRPHNPVFDKPTAMRRSDFPSNEQQPIALLRFKEEQIT, from the exons ATGGCGGAGAATGAAGgattatcatcttcatcagcGACATCAAGAGGACAATTAGTACGTCCAACAATTACTTTACCACCAAGAAATTCAATGGACAGTTTATTTTCCGGTGGTATTAGCCCGGGTCCGATGACACTCGTATCCAGTTTCTTCTCCGATAATGATCCTGATTCTGAGTGTCGGTCTTTTTCTCAGCTTTTAGCCGGTGCAATGACATCTCCGGCGGGTATTTCCGGTGTTAGACCGGGTTTCTCGCCACCATCTACGGCGGCACCAGCGATGACTCCCACTTTTAGTGTACCGCCTGGATTAAATCCAACTAATTTGTTTGATGGGTTCTTTTCACCTGGACAG GGCCCTTTTGGAATGTCTCATCAGCAAGTGCTTGCTCAACTTACAGCTCAGGCATCCCAGCCTCAGTCGCAAATGCACATTCAGCCTGATTACTCATCTTCTTCAGCAGCAACTGCACTGTCAATGTCACCATTCCAATCCTTAACATCAAATACAGCAGCAAACCAACAGATACCTCCTGCATTGGATCCTAACACAATAAAAGAGTCTTCTGATGTTTCCCTGTCCGACCAGAGGTCTGAACCTGCTTCCTTTGTTGTTGATAAACCTGCTGATGATGGCTACAACTGGCGGAAGTATGGGCAGAAGCAGGTCAAGGGAAGCGAATATCCTCGTAGCTATTACAAGTGCACGCAGCCAAATTGTCCAGTCAAGAAGAAGGTTGAGCGCTCCCTAGATGGACAGGTGACTGAGATTATATATAAGGGCCAACACAACCATCAGCCACCTCAAGCTAGTAAGCGTTCAAAAGAAAGTGGAAATCCAAATGGAAACTATAATCTTCAGGGGACCTATGAGCCCAAGGAGGGCGAACCTTCTTATTCCTTAAGAATGAAGGATCAAGAATCTAGCCTAGCAAATGACCAAATCTCCGGCTCAAGTGACAGTGAGGAAGTAGGTAATGCAGAGACCAGAGTGGATGGGAGGGACATTGACGAACGAGAATCAAAGCGGAG GGCGGTAGAAGTACAAACTTCTGAGGCCGTTTGTTCTCACCGGACTGTTGCAGAACCTAGGATCATTGTTCAAACAACCAGTGAAGTTGATCTGTTGGACGATGGTTATAGATGGCGTAAGTATGGCCAGAAGGTTGTTAAAGGAAACCCTTATCCAAG AAGCTATTACAAATGTACCAGCCAGGGATGTAACGTAAGAAAGCATGTCGAAAGGGCTGCAAGTGACCCTAAAGCAGTCATAACAACTTATGAAGGAAAACATAATCATGATGTGCCTGCAGCCAGGAATAGTAGCCACAATACAGCCAACAATTCCACGTCACAATTGAGGCCACACAACCCTGTATTCGATAAACCAACTGCAATGCGAAGATCAGACTTTCCAAGCAATGAACAACAACCTATAGCACTTCTACGTTTCAAAGAAGAACAAATTACATGA
- the LOC107848532 gene encoding uncharacterized protein LOC107848532: MGGCVSSSSRKIKLKTKYIPKTRRFRRKAPSSVSVAPIEQLTVAGDCVTDVDVCEFVTIDCESRTSSPAFHHSEDYHHVDVTGLSQEEAWFDSCSVLDSDSDEDFTSVLGEICPSLVVAAGSALDHQSQTESALHLSDTVNNIGISCVDGNITKRSNIVEDPSLTSQRRKISVVTLAVSKILHDGDTTTEFCSSRRLLYRPRAGFLVPHTSDVKSTQGCWSPISPSVFKLRGVNYFRDKRKSPATNCCPYVPIGVDLFVCPRKISHIARHLELPFVEPHERVPSLLIVNIQLPFYPTSMFLGDNDGEGMSLVLYFKVTENFEKEVSSQFQDSIKKFVTDEVETVKGFAKESTVPFRERLKIMVGVANPEDLHLNPAEKKLLHAYNEKPVLSRPQHAFYEGDNYFEIDLDVHRFSYISRKGFEAFRERLKHGILDLGLTIQAQKQEELPERVLCCVQLNKIDFVNCGQIPQLITLLDNNNN; this comes from the exons ATGGGTGGATGTGTGTCGAGTTCGTCTAGGAAGATAAAGTTAAAAACGAAGTACATTCCCAAGACTCGTAGGTTTCGAAGAAAGGCACCATCTTCTGTTTCTGTTGCACCTATTGAGCAACTTACTGTGGCGGGAGATTGTGTAACGGATGTTGATGTTTGTGAGTTTGTCACCATAGACTGCGAGAGCAGGACGTCAAGTCCTGCATTTCATCACTCCGAAGACTATCACCATGTTGATGTAACCG GATTAAGCCAAGAGGAAGCATGGTTTGATTCGTGCAGTGTCCTCGATTCTGATTCAGATGAAGACTTTACTAGTGTTCTTGGAG AAATTTGCCCTTCACTAGTCGTTGCTGCTGGTAGCGCATTAGATCATCAAAGTCAAACTGAAAGCGCTTTACACTTAAGTGATACTGTCAACAACATTGGTATATCATGT GTGGATGGAAATATTACTAAGCGGAGCAACATTGTGGAGGATCCAAGTTTGACATCTCAACGAAGGAAGATATCCGTTGTAACACTTGCTGTTAGTAAGATACTACATGATGGAGACACGACGACTGAGTTTT GTTCGTCAAGGAGATTATTGTATCGTCCAAGAGCAGGATTTCTTGTTCCACATACCAGTGATGTGAAATCGACTCAAGGATGTTGGAGTCCCATATCACCTTCCGTATTTAAGCTTCGTGGCGTGAattatttcag GGATAAAAGGAAATCTCCTGCGACGAATTGTTGCCCTTACGTACCTATTGGTGTTGATTTATTTGTCTGTCCGCGGAAGATATCTCACATTGCACGGCATCTTGAACTTCCCTTTGTAGAGCCACATGAAAGAGTTCCATCACTGCTCATTGTCAATATACAG CTGCCTTTTTACCCTACTTCGATGTTCCTCGGGGACAATGACGGGGAGGGAATGAGCCTTGTACTATATTTCAAAGTAacagaaaattttgaaaaagaggtTTCTTCACAATTTCAAGACAGTATAAAG AAATTTGTAACGGATGAAGTGGAAACCGTAAAGGGTTTCGCGAAGGAATCAACGGTTCCTTTCAGAGAAAGACTCAAAATTATGGTTGGTGTAGCCAATCCTGAAGACCTTCATTTAAATCCCGCGGAGAAAAAGCTCTTACACGCGTATAATGAAAAACCAGTGCTTTCGCGTCCTCAACATGCTTTCTACGAG GGAGACAATTACTTCGAAATAGACTTGGATGTTCATCGATTCAGTTACATTTCCAGGAAAGGATTTGAAGCATTTAGAGAAAGACTGAAACATGGAATTCTTGATCTTGGATTGACAATTCAG GCACAGAAGCAAGAGGAGCTACCAGAGAGAGTATTGTGTTGTGTTCAATTGAACAAAATTGATTTTGTAAATTGTGGCCAGATACCTCAACTTATAACTCttcttgataataataataattga